The following proteins are co-located in the Pyricularia oryzae 70-15 chromosome 1, whole genome shotgun sequence genome:
- a CDS encoding nudix/MutT family protein, giving the protein MAASGSSNSSTRTMQSRTGRSKQRYNSKGERLVAGVVALSEDKEYVLLTQSTRRKGWVLPKGGWETDEECTEAAEREAWEEAGIVVTIDYDLGQIEETRVKTSSKSAKSGKREKAIYHFYEATVTSEEQDWPEKDKRQRKWMTFVDAWESLKDRPELQEALNRSTMKR; this is encoded by the exons ATGGCTGCTTCAGGAAGCAGTAATAGCAGTACACGGACCATGCAGTCCCGTACTGGGAGGAGCAAGCAAC GGTATAACAGCAAGGGCGAACGCCTGGTCGCTGGTGTAGTGGCGCTTTCAGAAGACAAAGAGTACGTGCTACTCACTCAATCAACTCGCCGGAAGGGCTGGGTATTGCCCAAAGGTGGCTGGGAGACGGACGAAGAATGCACCGAGGCCGCGGAGCGTGAAGCCTGGGAGGAGGCTGGAATTGTTGTCACCATCGATTACGACCTTGGCCAGATCGAGGAGACTAGGGTTAAAACCTCTTCTAAATCTGCCAAGTCTGGCAAGCGCGAGAAAGCCATCTACCACTTCTACGAGGCGACCGTCACAAGCGAAGAGCAGGACTGGCCCGAGAAGGACAAGCGCCAACGCAAGTGGATGACGTTTGTCGACGCGTGGGAGTCGCTCAAAGATAGACCCGAGCTTCAGGAGGCCCTCAACCGGTCAACCATGAAGAGATAG
- a CDS encoding arginine-tRNA-protein transferase 1 produces MEGEVMQAPDCADDVLSYISPTGYSNASDCGYCHGQNYPKKRYSYYAIATDLAPAFYKNLVDRCWRRSGTLLYRPNQRLACCPHYTLRLDAYECKPTKDQRQAVNRFNRYVLGDAYVKELARLHPRSREDVKKRDTVFNLVERIHEAELDTLPSGPTPAHSFTVTLETDEFTEEKYAVFENYQQVVHNEPSHRVSRTGFKRFLCNSPVQRTTVTTAEGYMRKLGSYHQCYRLDGKLVAIGVLDLLPDCVSAVYFLYHESIHKHSPGKLGALREIAMAIEGGYRYWYSGYYIHTCPKMQYKNDYSPQYILDPQTLSWHHLGESEMRIFDSNGYARFSRLEQTSGEEKGTSADNKIPEGDPRKDDEGDATTDEDDSMYEFLLRSDMPGIPTLEEMVSLDMENIAIAVNGYDQLFKASNLAVWAKQSVLDFPGLKSKIAELVAAVGPDLMDKFCVDFRRRQPS; encoded by the exons ATGGAGGGCGAGGTCATGCAGGCCCCTGATTGTGCAGACGATGTGCTCTCGTACATAAGTCCAACCG GGTACAGCAATGCATCAGACTGTGGATATTGTCATGGACAAAACTATCCCAAGAAGC GATACTCGTATTATGCAATCGCCACCGACTTGGCTCCAGCGTTCTACAAGAACCTTGTTGATCGTTGTTGGAGGCGTTCCGGGACGCTTTTATATCGACCCAACCAGAGGCTAGCATGTTGTCCACATTATACACTACGTCTTGACGCCTATGAATGCAAGCCGACCAAGGATCAGCGTCAGGCAGTCAACCGTTTCAACCGCTACGTCCTCGGCGACGCCTACGTCAAAGAGTTAGCGCGCCTGCATCCTCGATCTCGCGAGGATGTCAAAAAGCGTGATACTGTCTTCAACCTCGTAGAGCGGATACACGAGGCTGAGCTCGACACTTTACCTTCAGGTCCCACTCCTGCACACAGCTTTACTGTAACACTTGAAACTGACGAGTTCACGGAGGAAAAGTATGCTGTTTTCGAGAACTATCAGCAGGTCGTGCACAATGAACCTTCGCATAGGGTCAGTCGCACCGGCTTTAAAAGATTTCTCTGTAACTCGCCCGTGCAGCGAACCACCGTGACGACTGCTGAAGGCTATATGCGTAAGCTGGGATCCTACCATCAGTGTTACCGACTGGACGGGAAGCTTGTTGCGATCGGGGTTCTGGATCTCCTCCCCGACTGCGTCAGCGCTGTATACTTTTTATACCACGAGTCGATCCACAAGCACAGTCCTGGGAAGCTAGGCGCCCTGCGAGAGATCGCCATGGCCATCGAGGGCGGATACCGCTATTGGTATTCAGGCTACTACATACACACATGCCCAAAGATGCAGTATAAAAACGATTACTCGCCTCAGTACATCCTCGACCCGCAAACTCTGTCTTGGCATCACCTGGGTGAGAGCGAGATGCGTATATTCGATAGCAATGGCTATGCAAGATTCTCCAGGCTGGAACAGACAAGTGGCGAAGAGAAAGGAACGTCAGCGGATAACAAGATACCTGAGGGTGACCCAAGAAAAGATGACGAAGGTGATGCCACCACAGACGAAGATGATTCCATGTATGAATTCCTCTTGAGGAGTGACATGCCAGGTATCCCCACACTGGAGGAAATGGTGTCGCTGGACATGGAAAACATCGCCATTGCTGTCAACGGATACGATCAGCTGTTCAAGGCATCTAACCTTGCAGTTTGGGCAAAACAGAGCGTCCTTGACTTTCCAGGACTGAAGTCCAAGATAGCAGAGCTGGTGGCAGCCGTCGGCCCCGACTTGATGGACAAATTCTGCGTTGACTTTCGGAGGCGGCAGCCATCCTGA